A single Equus asinus isolate D_3611 breed Donkey chromosome 21, EquAss-T2T_v2, whole genome shotgun sequence DNA region contains:
- the LOC106830712 gene encoding uncharacterized protein, which produces MEVTKKVGGPDPSGPQSHPSAGSQELGGGLRGSQGPWINSGSVCFRQGLSLSTEAITDEACGPAPQAHAPEPIHQLLRDPTEVSSQCGCERASQDALRLSSTSSFPSPIVGAQMHLVMENGTLALPVCTRSDSTSDMAQHGPCRSRIQVQVEGEGKAPAKVLVGWGKGPCSPDQIAPSGIRKSRWLPYFLSGEDGLAAAQGPLLATAQDQGQGKCPCLAQAPPTTPAQANTPALDTTPMPAAVEHYTCNLNHLTNTIAITKGLSQDLLLRKCGNRRSILLESSKVVTSCQGKVNFRSQKEPPTPAPTPKESPDHAQEHEVARRQVLPKQSKNTVEKPLVSISRPGSPTPGSGPPDTPKSQRSSQEICSSQPNQQPLNVCNNTCSNVPLSAYQVTCHKQTPVQSLKEAMQIPTSSAPTCQLQDTVEDRVLVFDMATGNSRMGLLCHDPMGSRAVLVGLVPSHPPIYAPENMLSTQLLAMPILSPDNNHSSFWSTSPVLSSPVPSSLSSGSYREVALVPKEARLNLESWDSPGTETPIRVGMLTGPVPLGMPLQFGEKILSNVHDPGWSKPDAEKNEASHTIWMLDASRMQDTSMVQAKKLQWTNSEQIPEPAPPAKTQEVPRSLLQEDIGSHNQKQFITAQPDFSWAGGYGQAPLRGRPPLAEQHPLAEQPPPTGQPLSVEQCFLTRQTPLPGGLPLTGTPLTGQLSLTGQPPFSQEAPISKEPILSRGPSTTRVPGQASTLCQEGETLGLPPHVGVLRVPLAPEETCVCVSREKVSIGATQSSSMHRLSSRQPEGSPRAQEEQLSLITFTTPGTGCKVLPMALVGNESQGPHFKLTAEDVTHSSVVAHLGLLRGACYELVSTTDALPVLSPVLCCHSLGPYQDRAAVVIDTGTGFTKCGLAGEDHILSVVPSRVQLLQHPVQGQPRYAVPENQEGSYSVLNRGVVSDWDALEVLWQHLFHCRLGVQPEELAVLVADSPISPRTNREKVAEILFEHFHVPAMQTVHQALLALYAYGRTTGLVLGSGHGTSYVAPILTGDLAPVDTYRLDVAGADLTEYLAQLLLARSHSPPKAGLVNQIKEHCCYMAMDMTAELARTQAQARVEFMLPDKQVISLGSECFCCPEALFQPNLLGLNQPGLPQLALQSISRLEAKQQEQLLANVVLDGGSTLVSGFPERLRQELGPRATVLGSPHRAVAAWLGGSIMASRDSFQSLWISRHEYEEEGPWAIYKYHL; this is translated from the coding sequence ATGGAAGTCACCAAGAAGGTGGGGGGCCCTGATCCATCGGGCCCCCAGAGCCACCCCTCGGCTggcagccaggagctggggggtggCCTCAGAGGGTCCCAGGGACCATGGATAAACTCAGGATCTGTATGCTTCAGGCAGGGGTTGTCATTGTCCACTGAGGCCATCACTGATGAGGCCTGTGGCCCAGCCCCCCAAGCTCACGCCCCCGAGCCCATTCACCAGCTACTCCGGGACCCTACTGAGGTTAGCTCACAGTGTGGCTGTGAGCGGGCCTCCCAGGATGCCCTGAGACTCTCCTCCACTAGCTCGTTTCCAAGCCCCATCGTGGGAGCCCAAATGCATCTCGTCATGGAGAATGGGACCCTGGCCCTACCTGTGTGCACTCGCAGTGACAGCACCAGTGACATGGCCCAGCATGGACCCTGCCGCTCCCGGATTCAGGTGCAGGTTGAGGGGGAAGGCAAGGCTCCAGCTAAAGTCCTGGTAGGCTGGGGCAAAGGCCCTTGCAGCCCCGATCAGATAGCCCCCTCAGGCATCAGGAAGAGTCGGTGGCTACCCTACTTCCTTTCAGGGGAGGATGGCTTAGCTGCAGCCCAAGGTCCTCTTCTGGCTACAGCCCAAGATCAGGGCCAGGGCAAGTGCCCGTGTCTGGCTCAGGCTCCTCCAACAACTCCAGCTCAAGCCAATACTCCAGCTCTGGATACAACCCCAATGCCAGCAGCAGTTGAACATTATACCTGCAACCTTAACCACCTGACTAATACTATTGCCATTACCAAGGGCCTGTCTCAAGACCTCCTGCTCAGGAAGTGTGGCAACCGACGGTCAATCCTCTTGGAGTCTTCCAAAGTGGTCACATCCTGCCAGGGCAAAGTGAATTTCCGTTCTCAGAAGGAGCCTCCCACCCCAGCACCCACTCCAAAAGAGTCCCCAGACCATGCCCAGGAGCACGAAGTTGCCAGAAGGCAGGTGTTACCCAAGCAGTCCAAGAACACAGTGGAGAAGCCCCTGGTCTCTATCTCCAGGCCAGGTAGCCCAACACCGGGCTCAGGACCCCCGGACACCCCCAAGTCCCAGAGGAGTAGCCAGGAGATCTGCAGCTCTCAGCCAAACCAGCAGCCCCTCAATGTTTGCAACAACACCTGCTCCAATGTGCCACTGTCTGCCTACCAAGTAACCTGCCACAAGCAGACCCCAGTCCAGTCTCTCAAGGAAGCCATGCAGATCCCCACCTCCAGTGCCCCTACTTGCCAGCTCCAGGACACTGTGGAAGACCGTGTGCTGGTATTTGATATGGCCACAGGCAATAGCAGGATGGGGCTGCTGTGCCATGACCCCATGGGCTCACGGGCAGTGCTAGTGGGCCTTGTGCCCAGCCACCCACCCATCTATGCCCCTGAAAATATGCTGTCTACCCAGCTGTTGGCCATGCCCATCCTCTCCCCTGACAACAATCACTCCAGCTTCTGGTCCACCTCACCTGTGCTGTCCAGCCCCGtgccctccagcctctcctctggcAGCTACCGAGAGGTAGCCCTGGTTCCCAAGGAGGCCAGGCTCAACCTGGAGTCATGGGACTCTCCTGGTACTGAGACACCCATCAGGGTGGGGATGCTTACTGGGCCCGTTCCACTGGGGATGCCCCTCCAATTTGGTGAGAAGATACTGAGCAATGTCCATGATCCTGGCTGGTCCAAACCAGATGCTGAAAAAAATGAAGCGAGTCACACCATCTGGATGCTAGATGCCTCCAGGATGCAGGATACCTCCATGGTCCAGGCCAAGAAACTGCAGTGGACGAACTCAGAGCAGATCCCAGAGCCTGCTCCACCAGCCAAAACCCAGGAGGTGCCCAGATCTCTGCTCCAGGAGGATATAGGCAGCCACAACCAGAAACAGTTCATTACTGCTCAACCTGACTTCTCTTGGGCTGGAGGTTATGGGCAGGCTCCCCTCAGAGGTCGGCCCCCACTAGCTGAGCAGCATCCCCTCGCTGAACAGCCCCCTCCAACTGGTCAGCCTCTGTCGGTTGAGCAGTGCTTCCTCACCAGGCAGACCCCCCTTCCTGGTGGGCTCCCTCTCACTGGGACCCCTCTTACCGGGCAGCTTTCTCTCACTGGGCAACCTCCATTTTCCCAGGAAGCCCCTATCTCCAAAGAGCCCATCCTCTCAAGAGGGCCCTCCACCACCAGGGTGCCTGGCCAGGCTTCCACCTTGTGCCAAGAAGGTGAGACCTTGGGCCTGCCTCCCCATGTAGGGGTACTTCGGGTGCCCCTGGCCCCTGAGGAGACCTGTGTCTGTGTGAGCAGAGAAAAGGTTAGCATCGGTGCCACTCAAAGCTCCAGTATGCATCGGCTCTCATCCCGGCAACCTGAGGGCTCCCCCAGGGCCCAGGAAGAGCAGCTTTCCCTGATCACTTTCACCACACCTGGCACTGGCTGCAAAGTCTTGCCCATGGCCCTGGTGGGCAATGAGTCTCAGGGTCCCCACTTCAAGCTGACAGCTGAGGATGTTACACACTCATCAGTGGTCGCCCACCTTGGCCTGCTCCGTGGAGCCTGCTATGAGCTGGTGTCCACCACAGATGCTCTGCCAGTACTGTCCCCAGTGCTCTGCTGCCACTCATTGGGCCCCTACCAGGACAGGGCGGCTGTGGTGATCGACACAGGCACAGGCTTCACCAAATGTGGACTGGCTGGAGAGGACCACATCCTCAGTGTGGTGCCCTCACGTGTCCAGCTGCTGCAGCACCCagtccagggccagcccaggtaTGCAGTGCCTGAGAACCAAGAGGGCTCCTACTCGGTGCTGAATCGAGGAGTGGTCTCTGATTGGGATGCACTAGAGGTGCTGTGGCAGCACCTGTTCCACTGCAGGCTGGGTGTGCAGCCTGAGGAGCTGGCTGTGCTTGTGGCCGACTCACCCATCTCACCACGCACCAACCGAGAAAAGGTGGCTGAAATACTCTTTGAGCATTTCCATGTGCCAGCCATGCAGACAGTGCATCAGGCCCTGCTGGCACTCTATGCTTACGGGCGCACCACTGGACTGGTGCTGGGCAGTGGCCATGGCACCTCCTACGTGGCGCCCATCCTTACTGGGGATCTCGCCCCAGTTGACACCTACCGGCTGGATGTGGCCGGTGCTGACCTCACTGAATACCTGGCTCAGCTATTGTTGGCACGTAGCCACTCACCACCCAAGGCAGGACTGGTCAACCAGATTAAAGAGCACTGCTGCTACATGGCCATGGATATGACAGCTGAGCTGGCCCGCACCCAGGCCCAAGCCCGGGTGGAATTCATGCTTCCAGACAAGCAGGTCATCTCCCTTGGCTCTGAGTGCTTTTGCTGCCCTGAGGCCCTCTTCCAGCCCAATCTGCTAGGCCTCAACCAGCCAGGCCTCCCACAACTTGCCCTTCAAAGCATCAGTCGGCTGGAGGCCAAGCAGCAGGAGCAGCTGCTGGCCAATGTGGTGCTGGACGGTGGAAGCACCCTAGTGAGTGGCTTTCCTGAGCGCTTGAGACAGGAGCTGGGCCCCCGTGCCACTGTGCTGGGCTCTCCCCATCGTGCGGTTGCTGCTTGGCTTGGAGGCTCCATCATGGCATCCCGGGACTCCTTCCAGAGCCTATGGATCAGCCGCCATGAGTACGAGGAGGAGGGTCCATGGGCTATCTACAAATACCATCTGTGA
- the CAMKV gene encoding caM kinase-like vesicle-associated protein isoform X2 — protein sequence MPFGCVTLGDKKNYNQPSEVTDRYDLGQVIKTEEFCEIFRAKDKTTGKLHTCKKFQKRDGRKVRKAAKNEIGILKMVKHPNILQLVDVFVTRKEYFIFLELATGREVFDWILDQGYYSERDTSNVVRQVLEAVAYLHSLKIVHRNLKLENLVYYNRLKNSKIVISDFHLAKLENGLIKEPCGTPEYLAPEVVGRQRYGRPVDCWAIGVIMYILLSGNPPFYEEVEEDDYENHDKNLFRKILAGDYEFDSPYWDDISQAAKDLVTRLMEVEQDQRITAEEAISHEWISGNAASDKNIKDGVCAQIEKNFARAKWKKAVRVTTLMKRLRAPEQSSTAAAPSAPATDTATPGATAPADRSATPATDGSTTPATDGSITPATDGSITPATDGSVTPATDRSVTPATDGRATPATEESTVPTTQSSVTLATKAAATPEPALAQPDSTAPGGTTGQAPPSSKGEEAAGYAQESQRVETS from the exons ATGCCGTTTGGGTGTGTGACTCTGGGCGACAAGAAGAACTATAACCAGCCATCAGAGGTGACTGACAGATATGATTTGGGACAGGTCATCAAGAC TGAGGAATTCTGTGAGATCTTCCGGGCCAAGGACAAGACGACGGGCAAGCTGCATACCTGCAAGAAGTTCCAGAAGCGGGACGGCCGCAAGGTGCGGAAGGCAGCCAAGAACGAGATAGGCATCCTCAAAAT GGTGAAGCATCCCAACATCCTGCAACTGGTGGATGTGTTTGTGACCCGCAAAGAGTACTTCATCTTCCTAGAGCT GGCCACGGGGAGGGAGGTGTTTGACTGGATCCTGGACCAGGGCTACTACTCAGAGCGAGACACAAGCAACGTGGTACGGCAGGTCCTGGAGGCTGTGGCCTACCTGCACTCACTCAAGATTGTGCACAGGAACCTCAAG CTGGAGAACCTGGTTTATTATAATCGGCTGAAGAACTCAAAGATTGTCATCAGTGACTTCCACCTCGCTAAGCTAGAGAATGGCCTCATCAAGGAGCCCTGTGGGACCCCCGAGTACCTGG CCCCGGAGGTGGTAGGCCGGCAGCGGTATGGACGCCCTGTGGACTGCTGGGCCATTGGCGTCATCATGTACATCCT GCTTTCAGGGAACCCGCCTTTCTATGAGGAGGTAGAGGAAGATGACTATGAGAACCATGACAAGAATCTCTTCCGCAAGATCCTGGCTGGCGACTATGAGTTTGACTCTCCATACTGGGATGACATTTCGCAAGCAG CCAAAGACCTGGTCACAAGGCTGATGGAGGTGGAACAAGACCAGCGGATCACTGCGGAAGAGGCCATCTCCCATGAGTG GATTTCTGGCAATGCTGCTTCTGATAAGAACATCAAGGATGGTGTCTGTGCCCAGATTGAAAAGAACTTTGCCAGGGCTAAGTGGAAG AAGGCTGTCCGAGTGACTACCCTCATGAAACGGCTCCGGGCACCAGAGCAGTCCAGCACGGCCGCAGCCCCGTCTGCCCCAGCCACAGACACTGCCACCCCGGGGGCTACAG CCCCTGCAGACCGTAGTGCTACCCCAGCCACAGATGGCAGTACCACCCCAGCCACTGATGGGAGCATCACCCCAGCCACCGATGGGAGCATCACCCCAGCCACCGATGGGAGTGTCACCCCAGCCACTGACAGGAGTGTTACTCCAGCCACTGATGGGAGAGCCACACCAGCCACAGAAGAGAGCACCGTGCCCACTACTCAAAGCAGTGTCACACTGGCCACCAAGGCAGCTGCCACCCCTGAGCCGGCTTTGGCCCAGCCGGACAGCACAGCCCCAGGGGGCACAACAGGCCAGGCTCCACCCTCTAGTAAAGGGGAAGAGGCTGCGGGCTATGCCCAGGAGTCTCAGAGGGTGGAGACCAGCTGA
- the CAMKV gene encoding caM kinase-like vesicle-associated protein isoform X1 encodes MPFGCVTLGDKKNYNQPSEVTDRYDLGQVIKTEEFCEIFRAKDKTTGKLHTCKKFQKRDGRKVRKAAKNEIGILKMVKHPNILQLVDVFVTRKEYFIFLELATGREVFDWILDQGYYSERDTSNVVRQVLEAVAYLHSLKIVHRNLKLENLVYYNRLKNSKIVISDFHLAKLENGLIKEPCGTPEYLAPEVVGRQRYGRPVDCWAIGVIMYILLSGNPPFYEEVEEDDYENHDKNLFRKILAGDYEFDSPYWDDISQAAKDLVTRLMEVEQDQRITAEEAISHEWISGNAASDKNIKDGVCAQIEKNFARAKWKKAVRVTTLMKRLRAPEQSSTAAAPSAPATDTATPGATGGAIAASGAAPAPGGSATSATVGDAALAAKSDNVAPADRSATPATDGSTTPATDGSITPATDGSITPATDGSVTPATDRSVTPATDGRATPATEESTVPTTQSSVTLATKAAATPEPALAQPDSTAPGGTTGQAPPSSKGEEAAGYAQESQRVETS; translated from the exons ATGCCGTTTGGGTGTGTGACTCTGGGCGACAAGAAGAACTATAACCAGCCATCAGAGGTGACTGACAGATATGATTTGGGACAGGTCATCAAGAC TGAGGAATTCTGTGAGATCTTCCGGGCCAAGGACAAGACGACGGGCAAGCTGCATACCTGCAAGAAGTTCCAGAAGCGGGACGGCCGCAAGGTGCGGAAGGCAGCCAAGAACGAGATAGGCATCCTCAAAAT GGTGAAGCATCCCAACATCCTGCAACTGGTGGATGTGTTTGTGACCCGCAAAGAGTACTTCATCTTCCTAGAGCT GGCCACGGGGAGGGAGGTGTTTGACTGGATCCTGGACCAGGGCTACTACTCAGAGCGAGACACAAGCAACGTGGTACGGCAGGTCCTGGAGGCTGTGGCCTACCTGCACTCACTCAAGATTGTGCACAGGAACCTCAAG CTGGAGAACCTGGTTTATTATAATCGGCTGAAGAACTCAAAGATTGTCATCAGTGACTTCCACCTCGCTAAGCTAGAGAATGGCCTCATCAAGGAGCCCTGTGGGACCCCCGAGTACCTGG CCCCGGAGGTGGTAGGCCGGCAGCGGTATGGACGCCCTGTGGACTGCTGGGCCATTGGCGTCATCATGTACATCCT GCTTTCAGGGAACCCGCCTTTCTATGAGGAGGTAGAGGAAGATGACTATGAGAACCATGACAAGAATCTCTTCCGCAAGATCCTGGCTGGCGACTATGAGTTTGACTCTCCATACTGGGATGACATTTCGCAAGCAG CCAAAGACCTGGTCACAAGGCTGATGGAGGTGGAACAAGACCAGCGGATCACTGCGGAAGAGGCCATCTCCCATGAGTG GATTTCTGGCAATGCTGCTTCTGATAAGAACATCAAGGATGGTGTCTGTGCCCAGATTGAAAAGAACTTTGCCAGGGCTAAGTGGAAG AAGGCTGTCCGAGTGACTACCCTCATGAAACGGCTCCGGGCACCAGAGCAGTCCAGCACGGCCGCAGCCCCGTCTGCCCCAGCCACAGACACTGCCACCCCGGGGGCTACAGGTGGGGCCATAGCTGCAAGTGgagctgccccagcccctgggggcAGTGCCACCTCAGCCACAGTGGGTGATGCTGCTCTTGCTGCAAAGAGTGATAATGTAGCCCCTGCAGACCGTAGTGCTACCCCAGCCACAGATGGCAGTACCACCCCAGCCACTGATGGGAGCATCACCCCAGCCACCGATGGGAGCATCACCCCAGCCACCGATGGGAGTGTCACCCCAGCCACTGACAGGAGTGTTACTCCAGCCACTGATGGGAGAGCCACACCAGCCACAGAAGAGAGCACCGTGCCCACTACTCAAAGCAGTGTCACACTGGCCACCAAGGCAGCTGCCACCCCTGAGCCGGCTTTGGCCCAGCCGGACAGCACAGCCCCAGGGGGCACAACAGGCCAGGCTCCACCCTCTAGTAAAGGGGAAGAGGCTGCGGGCTATGCCCAGGAGTCTCAGAGGGTGGAGACCAGCTGA
- the CAMKV gene encoding caM kinase-like vesicle-associated protein isoform X3 yields MPFGCVTLGDKKNYNQPSEVTDRYDLGQVIKTEEFCEIFRAKDKTTGKLHTCKKFQKRDGRKVRKAAKNEIGILKMVKHPNILQLVDVFVTRKEYFIFLELATGREVFDWILDQGYYSERDTSNVVRQVLEAVAYLHSLKIVHRNLKLENLVYYNRLKNSKIVISDFHLAKLENGLIKEPCGTPEYLAPEVVGRQRYGRPVDCWAIGVIMYILLSGNPPFYEEVEEDDYENHDKNLFRKILAGDYEFDSPYWDDISQAAKDLVTRLMEVEQDQRITAEEAISHEWISGNAASDKNIKDGVCAQIEKNFARAKWKKAVRVTTLMKRLRAPEQSSTAAAPSAPATDTATPGATDRSATPATDGSTTPATDGSITPATDGSITPATDGSVTPATDRSVTPATDGRATPATEESTVPTTQSSVTLATKAAATPEPALAQPDSTAPGGTTGQAPPSSKGEEAAGYAQESQRVETS; encoded by the exons ATGCCGTTTGGGTGTGTGACTCTGGGCGACAAGAAGAACTATAACCAGCCATCAGAGGTGACTGACAGATATGATTTGGGACAGGTCATCAAGAC TGAGGAATTCTGTGAGATCTTCCGGGCCAAGGACAAGACGACGGGCAAGCTGCATACCTGCAAGAAGTTCCAGAAGCGGGACGGCCGCAAGGTGCGGAAGGCAGCCAAGAACGAGATAGGCATCCTCAAAAT GGTGAAGCATCCCAACATCCTGCAACTGGTGGATGTGTTTGTGACCCGCAAAGAGTACTTCATCTTCCTAGAGCT GGCCACGGGGAGGGAGGTGTTTGACTGGATCCTGGACCAGGGCTACTACTCAGAGCGAGACACAAGCAACGTGGTACGGCAGGTCCTGGAGGCTGTGGCCTACCTGCACTCACTCAAGATTGTGCACAGGAACCTCAAG CTGGAGAACCTGGTTTATTATAATCGGCTGAAGAACTCAAAGATTGTCATCAGTGACTTCCACCTCGCTAAGCTAGAGAATGGCCTCATCAAGGAGCCCTGTGGGACCCCCGAGTACCTGG CCCCGGAGGTGGTAGGCCGGCAGCGGTATGGACGCCCTGTGGACTGCTGGGCCATTGGCGTCATCATGTACATCCT GCTTTCAGGGAACCCGCCTTTCTATGAGGAGGTAGAGGAAGATGACTATGAGAACCATGACAAGAATCTCTTCCGCAAGATCCTGGCTGGCGACTATGAGTTTGACTCTCCATACTGGGATGACATTTCGCAAGCAG CCAAAGACCTGGTCACAAGGCTGATGGAGGTGGAACAAGACCAGCGGATCACTGCGGAAGAGGCCATCTCCCATGAGTG GATTTCTGGCAATGCTGCTTCTGATAAGAACATCAAGGATGGTGTCTGTGCCCAGATTGAAAAGAACTTTGCCAGGGCTAAGTGGAAG AAGGCTGTCCGAGTGACTACCCTCATGAAACGGCTCCGGGCACCAGAGCAGTCCAGCACGGCCGCAGCCCCGTCTGCCCCAGCCACAGACACTGCCACCCCGGGGGCTACAG ACCGTAGTGCTACCCCAGCCACAGATGGCAGTACCACCCCAGCCACTGATGGGAGCATCACCCCAGCCACCGATGGGAGCATCACCCCAGCCACCGATGGGAGTGTCACCCCAGCCACTGACAGGAGTGTTACTCCAGCCACTGATGGGAGAGCCACACCAGCCACAGAAGAGAGCACCGTGCCCACTACTCAAAGCAGTGTCACACTGGCCACCAAGGCAGCTGCCACCCCTGAGCCGGCTTTGGCCCAGCCGGACAGCACAGCCCCAGGGGGCACAACAGGCCAGGCTCCACCCTCTAGTAAAGGGGAAGAGGCTGCGGGCTATGCCCAGGAGTCTCAGAGGGTGGAGACCAGCTGA